Genomic segment of Candidatus Protochlamydia amoebophila UWE25:
TTTTAAGTGAAATTTCTGAAAAAAACTTTCAGAAATTTCAAGAAGAGCTAGATAAGCTCATTTATCACCCAACGATGGTTTTTGAAGAAATTAAACAAGAGCTTAAAAATTTTGGTATTGAATTAATGGAAGATATCAATACAACGAGTGAATTAATTGATCATTGGGAACTTCACGCTGAATTTAAACAAGATTTGATTTTTAAATACACGGACTTTGCAATAGTTTTAGGTCAGCTCGATTATCTTATTCAAACAAGTAAAAACTTGCTGATTAAAAGAGAAGCTGTTAGCAGAAAAAAAGTCTTACAATTAACCCCTCATTTTGAAGAACTCAAACCTAAAATTGTTGAATTGAAAAAGAGGCAGTACGAACAACTTGCTGGGCAATTTAGAGTTTTATATGGAGAAAAATTTTCTAAAAAAAACTTATCTCCTATTCTTTTTGAAAACCTACCGGAAAAAGAAGTTGAACGTATTTTAAAAGAACAAGAAGTTATTTTTAATGAACAGAAAATCATCAAGCTACAAAGCATTGCGAACCAGCTTCAACTCGGTTTTACAATTTCTCGTTTTAAGGACAAAGCTCACATAATCAATGCTTTTGAACGTGTAATCGTTTCAGATAAACAATTTGATCGATTTATGAAAAATTATACTTCAGCAGACCTGTTATATTTTTATGTGGACCATCAAGAAACTTTAGAACATATAACGAAAAATAGCCTTAAAGAAATGATTTCAAAAAAACATGAAATCGAGCGAAATTTTACAAAATTTAAATTAGTAGAATCAGGGACACTTTTTACCATAGCTTCGATTTTTGCCATTATTTCTACTACCTTCGCTATTATAGGATTATTAACCATACCTGTCGCTGGCGCTGGTTTTATCTTAATAGGCTTATCTATCGCATCGACAATTTTTTCGTTGGGGTTTTTATGTGCTAGCTATTATCAAAAATCTAAATACAAATCTGCTTCTACGGCTGTAGAAACATATTTGACAGATGTGAAATTAATGTTCAATCGTGTCCGAGCAAGAATTGAAGAATATTGCTCTCTACGCAAAAATAAAAAATTACAAGATATAGCTTTTATTCTAAAAAACTTACATAAAAAAGACGTTTCAACTGAGGAATATCAAAAAGCATTTAAAAAATATGAAGAAGCTAAGACGCAATATGCACTGAGTCAATCTAAAGTCCAAGAGTGGAATCGAAAAATAAAAGCAATACAAACTCGTATTAATAATGCACGTTTGCAAGACTTTGCAAAATCTGCGTCTTTAAAAATTGCGGAGAGTCCACAAAATTTTGATACTTGGAAGGCTTTAAACGAATCATTATTAGCTATGGATTTAAGCTTATTGAGCGAAGAAACCAAATTACTTCTTCAAACACAATTAGGGTTAGACATTGAAGTTTTACAAGCTCAAGCGATGAAAAATCCAGAATCTTTAAAAAAAGCTTTGCAAAAATTCTTCACATTAGAAGATTCTGAAATAGTTGAATTTATTCAATATCAACAAGCTCGTATCCAAGCAAATCTAATTCCTTCTATGAATCCTAATTAAGTGAAATTATGGTTTTACAACGCATTTCTTCTCTTTTAAAAGAAACTTTTTTTGATTGTTCCTATGTTGCAGCCTCTGAAATAGAGCCATTTGATTATTTGATTGCCATTGCAGAAACGAATTCTAAAGAAAAAAGGAAAATGATTAAAATCATGGCTTTTGAACAGCAATTAGATCCCTCAATGCTCAAAAAGTTCGATAAGGATCGATGTTTCAGAATCCAGTTTTTGCATCAATTACCATTTGAAGTCAATCCACTTGCAGTAAATCAAATAGCAAGTTTGTTACTATTTCTCAATCAAAACTTAGATTGGCCTGGATTTGAATTAGATGAGTTAAATAATAGATTAACATATCGTTACAATTGGTTAATCAAAGAATCGGCTATTGACACAGCTCAACTAACCATTATCACAGGAAATCTACTTTTAAGCCTCGACATGTTTAATGATGCCATCAAGCAAATTGCCGACGGACAGCTGACTTTTAATGAATTATTAAGAGGAATTGCTGAATTCGGACATCGAACAAAGAATTAAAAAAATTTATAGGAATTTATCTTCAAGTTTTCGCCCATTTATCTTTTTTATTTTAAATTCGAATTTTGAAGCTGCATTAAAAAGTAAACTTTCAGTTCCTTTTTTTAAACCTATCTATCTTAATTTTTAACGCTTAATTTTCAAAGAAAAATTATAATGATCTTTTTATCCCAACTCGGATAAATCTTCTACTTTTTTACTTTTATAAATTAATTTTTATCTTGGACATATTTTGTTTTTTATGTTAGATTTCAAATTAGGATTTTTTTAACCAATCTTAACTCTCTACTTAAGAGATATTTATGCAAGTTTCTGAAGCATTAAAACAAGTGCTCGCAACATCGGAAATGCCACTTAATAACGCTTCTAATGAATCAAGTTTTAATCTTCCAATTATTTTCTCTCAATTCTTAGAAGAAGGTTCTTTGATCTTTAATCCTAAAAGATTTACTTTTTTTAACGAAAGAAAACATCTTTTGGAAAAAATGGGTATGGAGTTTTTGAAAGATAAACAGTCGGTTAATGCTGAAGATCTTATTTACTTAGATTTTATCAAAGATTTTTGCCAGTGGCATCAAGAATTTCAAAGCGTTCTTTTAAAGCACAATCAAAATATTGATAAATTTTTTTTTAATAGTGTTAAACATGTCGACACTATCCGAGAAAATGTTCAAGCTTTCATTAATCATGAATATGTTAAAGGCTATATTGCTCCCAGCTTTCCTTCTGAATTAATTAATAAAATTTGTGACTTTTTAGGATGGTTAGCTACCTCTATTAAATCAGGGAAACCTGTAAAAGCTTCTCTATCGAATGTCAATGAATGGTCATTTCAGCAAGAAGCTAAAAAGCGGTTAGATCAACTTTGTGCAAAATATTCTCATATTAAATTAGAAAAGAAATTAGAAAGAAGAATTAACAAGTGTTACATAAATATAGCTAAACAACAACAAATAGCGCTAAGCAATCGCCGGCAGAATTTAATAAAAGCCGGTTTCCATGAAATTCTCCCTCGCGCTTTACCTAAAATTTTCTTTATTTGTGCTAACTGGAGTTCTCATAATTTAAAGAAATGCGTCAAAAATGCTTATGATTTTAAGAGTTCTATAAAAAATTTACTAGATTTTAAAGGGATAAGTGCAGTGAAAGAAGATTGGATTGCAGACTTAGCTGCTCCAATGATTCAGGTTAATGTAGCGGCAGAAGTAAATAATCAAGAGCAACTAAAAATAGACGTTGATCAATTCTTAAGTTCTTTATCTAATTGCCAAACAATTGATAATATTCAAGAAATTTTAAAGAAATATTCTATTCGGATCGAACTTCCTGTCGATATGGAAGAATGGAAAGAAAACTTAGCAAATGATCGTTTTGTACAATTTTTATCGAATCGCTACCAAATTTATAAAGGTCAAAAGTTAGCAATCAACTCGGAAACAATTCTTTCTCATCTATCCAAAGAAAAAGAAGCTTACGAAAAACATTTGATGATTGCTAGCATTAATTTACAGCCTTTATTCGACGACCTTACAGCATTGTCTTTCGAAACAGGTACATCCAAATTAAAAGAACATCATTTGAATTTAAACTTTGAAGGAGCTCCTAATAATGAGCAACAGTGGAATGCCCAACTACAGGCAGGAACACTTCAAAAGATTTTATGTAAACAATGGGTAGACTATCAGCAAACAGTTGCAAAGTTAACAGAGCAAGGAAGTCGAGTTGCTTTACTTACAAAAATTCAAATAGAAGCAACCTTATTGAACGTATATATATGTGAACAAATATTACGTATCTTTCTACTTATTTTACGATTTGCTATTTTCATGCCTTCGACCTTTTGGGATTTAAATAAATCTTTTTTACATTATTTGGTGAAAGATCTTCCTATTCCAGGCATAGGTTTAGTTTCTATCTTCTCTTCGGGAGGAGGATGCTCAACTGATAACTTATTTTTAGCTGGAATAAGCCACCTCTGTAGATCTGGCTATAAACCTAACGAATATAGTTTGGAAGGATACCAAACATATTTACAATTGAAAAAAGCTGAAGTAGTTGCTCAGCTGTATTATTTTCATTATCTTGTTCGAAGGTTTCAATTGTTTATTCGTGTCAAAATGCTTGAAAAATTCATCTTGAAACCTCAAAATGCATCAGAACAAGAATTAAGGCTTCAAAAGCTTATTGGCCAGCTTGAAAGCTATCAACAAGAAAATCTAACTTATCAAAATCAGCTTAAAGACAAATTAGATAGATTCAAGATAAAAGATATTAATGCCTCTTTTCATTCAAAGTCATTAATACAAGATAAAAAGGGAAATGATTACACGCCCCTACAACATTTAACAGATGCATTGTCAAATTTAGATTTGTCTTGTTTAAACGAAAATTCTCGGGATTTTTATGAAAAAAACTTGGGTATTGTGTTAAACGAGAAAACTCAGACAAGTATTAAGGAAGAATTTCGAAAAATTTTTACTCAAAATGACTTTAATTTTTTTAAAGAATTTGAACATAGACAAGAAGTGTTTGTGAGAGTTTAATTTTTAACAGATATTTTAAAAACACTTGCATCTTCAATTATTTTTTTATTCAAACTTTTATATTGAAATTAATCACTACTACTGAATTTGTCATTTAATAGCAGTGATTAATCATGTTTATTCTCTACTGATCTTCAGATAGTAATTCTACTTTTTTATCATTTTCATCTGCTTCAGGTAAAATATCTGTGATAGCTGCCTTATAAAATTCTAATTTGGCTCCATCATACATTTTAACAATGACAGTCTGCTCTCCCAATCGAACCACAGTTCCAATAATCCCCATTGCAACAACCCGATCTCCCTTTTTTAAGGCACTTCGCTGATCTTCTAAAGCTTTACGTCTTTTTTGTTCTGGTCTCCATAAAATGACATAAAAAAATAAAAAAGCAATTCCGATCATTACGAGAGTCTGCCAAAAACTTTGGTCTGGAGGAGGCAGGACATCTTCTCCTTCACCAAATAGATAACCATTTGACAGGAATAGCAATGTTGTTAAAAAAGCATATAATTTAAATTTCATTTGTTTTCCTTTGTTCTAATTCGTTAAAAAAATACTTTTGACTGAGTTTATACCAAATTATAGAAATAAACTTATACTAATATTAAGAATTAATTTTTGAAATAACCTAATAATAGAAGAAATTTAAAAATCAATTTTACAAAAATTTATGGGAGTGTTAACAAAGTGATATTTTCCACATGAACAGTTTGGGGGAATTGGTCAACAGGTTGGACAATTTGCAATTGATATCCCCCATCTATGAGAGGGCCCAAATTCATCACTTGAGTTTTGGGATTACAGGAAATGTAAACTAGTTTAGGGGCTTTAAGGTCTAAAATATGTTTAATCGCTTTCGCATCTAAACCGATCCGAGGAGGATCTACCATTACAACATCTGGTTTTAGAGAGTTTTCCTGCGAAAGTGCTTCAAGAACTTGTCCCACATCTCCCGATTTGATGGTAACATTCGAAAGACCATTTTCTTTCACATTTTCTCTTGCATCTAACACAGATTCTCGACTTAACTCTATTCCAATAACCTCTTTGACATATTTAGCCGAGCAAATTCCCAGCGTCCCTGTTCCGCAATATAAATCGTAAACAACATGAGAAGCAGATAAATCGGCTAGCTTTAAAGCTTGGCTATAAAGTTTTTCCGCTTGCTCAGTATTAGGTTGAAAAAATGCTGAAGGGCTAATTCGAAAATTCAATGTTTGAATAGCTTCATTGAAATCTGGTAAATAGAGTTTTTCTCGAATATGATCTGGACCATACAGGAGCATTTCATAAAAGTTGGTAGGTCTTCCCTTTGCAATTTGTTGTATTCGTAGAAAAACTGATAACTTTTGATCAGAATTAGAAAGTTCTATAGAATCCCGTAGAACCTGAACAAAACTTTGTAATTGGGATTTAGTTAAGGCATAATCAGGATTACCAGATACAGTAAGCATTACTAAGCGGTCCCCTGTCCTCAAGCCTTCTCGTAGCGTTAATGTTCTTAAAGATCCTCTATCTTTAATAGCATGGTAAGCTTGTACATCTGAATTATCCCACCATTTCTGTATAGCTCTAGCAGCCTGAGCAAACCACCCATTCGCTAATAAACATTCTTTCATTTGAAATACATGTCCGCGTGTTCCTTGCATAATCAATCCCAAATAGCGACGACCAGCTTTATCGCTTGAAAATGTCAATTCCATTTTATTCCGATAATGCCAAGGAGAACTTGGAATAATTGAATGCCATTTTACATTTTCATTCAAGTAGGGTTTAAAAAGATTCTGAATAGATTTTTCTTTTTGCTTTAACTGCAGCTCGTAAGGCAATTGTTGCCAGCAACACCCTCCACAAGAACCAAAATGCATGCATAACGCGTCAATACGATTATTTGAAGGCATGGTTACTTTTGACAAACGGCTTAAATATTTGTCTTTCGTTTTTTTATATAAAATAGCATTGACCTGATCCCCAGGAATCGTAAAAGGAACTTCCACTTGAATTTCTTTTTGATTTGATAGGAGGAGGGTAGAGCCCATTCCGTGTCCATCGGTTGAAAATTCTTTAATTTGGGCATCAATTGAACGTTGTTTCATTTAAATAACTAAGGGGGTAAAAAGAAGGATAAAGAAAAGGGGAGGTTTATAAAACCCCCCTGAAACTTTTTTTGCCAAGTTGGCTTATGCGCTAGTTTTTCTTGTAGGAATCTTAGCTGTTGCGCGCTTAACAGACATTTGTCTTGGTCTAAAGCTTGTTGATTTTGCTTTTGGCTTTGCTTTTACCGCTGCAGCTTTTTTCGCGGGTGCTGCTGCTGCTTTTTTCGCTGGAGCAGCGGCTTTTTTAGCTGGGGCTTTAGCAGCTTTAGGAGCTGTTTTTGCAGGCTTTTTCTGGCCTTTTGTTTTCTTTTCAGAAGCAATAGACTCTTTACGGAATAATTTAGCAATTTTTTCTAATTTAACTGTACCTGTGCGAACGCGTTGAGAAGCTGCCTTATTACCATTTTCAGACTTTTCCAGATCCGAAGTGATATTTGATAATAATTCTCTTAAATTTTTAAATGTGTCTTTTAATGACATGTTTTGAACTCCTCCTATTTAGAGTTATAATTTCACCATTAACTAAATATTAACTTTGGATATATTGTGCAACATTTTTCTCATAAATTTCAATTTTTTTTCATTTTTTTTAAAAAAACACCCCATTTAGAAGCTTTTGTCGTTCAATCCGCATTCTTTTAAAGTAGATCTGAACCTAGATTGAAATTTCATTTTCTTTTTCATATAAATGAAATCAAAAACGTTTTAAAGTTTGCTGTAGAGTATTTTTCACTATTTTCTTGATACTCAGGGGTCAATAAATATTAAATCTTTAATCAAATCAAATTTCGATTTAACTTCTAAATCACAGTCTTAATCCACACCGCCAGTTCATTCTAATTGCATTCAACGTTAATTAGCTTGTGATAATGGAGTCAAGACTCCCAAACTCATTCGATGATTTTAGAGACATGATGAAAAATTGTCGCCATTCTGCTATATTGTTTAGATAAATTGACTCTCAGAGGACTGATGAAAAAATGCCTGTTTTTCTTTTTTTATATTATTAGCTGCAGAACCTTTCTATCAGCAGAGTTGGCAGATTTAAATTCCTCGAAAAAATTTCTACATGCTGAAAGGTTAAAAGCTGAAGGACACTATGAAGATGCTCTGCACTATTATTTTTTCATGGATGAACATTTTGAAACGACACCTGAGCTTTGTCAATCAATGCATCTATCACAAGCTCACTGCCTCTTAGAATTACATCAACCTGAGCTCGCTATTGATTTATTGACTCAGGATTCCAACCCTCACTCCCCCTATCAAAACTATTTGATTGGCCTAGCCTATCGACAACAGAAAAATTATCAATTAGCTTTGAATATTTTAAATACAATAGATAGTAATCGAGACACTGCATTAGGTGATAAAATCAATTTTGAAAAAGGGATCAATTACTTTTATTTAGGAAAGTCAAAAGATTCCGCTTTTTTTTTAAAAAAAATTGAGTGGTCTCCCTTTGAGCCAACTATGTATTATTTATCAAAGCTTTATCTCATTAGAATGGCTTTATTAAATAAAGAAACTTCTTCCGCAAAGGCTTCCCTTTTACATTTGCACGATAAATTACCCGATACCCATCCTCTTCATTTTGAAAAAAATTATTTAGAAGGAATGATGTATTTTCAAGATGGCAAATACCAAGAAGCAATTACTTACTTACAAAAAGTCAATTTTACTTCAAACTCTTATCAAAAAAAAGTTCAAGCTCATTTAGTAAAATGCTTTTTTAAATTAGCCGAGAAAGCCACAGATCAGGCAGAAGTAGTCGATTTCCTGACACAAGCAGAAGCAATTTTAAAAAATACTTCTGATGAAATAAAAAATCTTCTTCTCTGCGATTTTTATTTGTTGAAAGCAGCTCGTTTAAGTGATCCAAATGCTTACCAGCAAGCTAAAGAGATTTTGAAAAATTTAGCTACCTTTAACACAGAAGAAGGTCAAAGGCAAGCAAAGCTCAAACTTGCAAATGCTGCTCCTTGTCGAGTCGAGCGAATTGAACAGTATAATAAGCTTATTCAAGATGCCCAATCTGATCTCATTTTGCAAGCCGATGCTTGGTATTTGAAAGGTTTAAACGAGCTAGAAGAAGGACAAATTCAATGCCTATCTATTTCCTCACTTCCTCTCTCTAATATTTATTTTGAAGAAGCGGCATTATCGTTCAAACATGCTCATCAACTTTATTTAAATATTCAACCGCAATCCGCAGGAGATGCCTTAAAAAATCAGATTTTAGCGAATTTTTATCAATCAGACGATTCTAAAAAAAAACAAGCTTTTAAACTCCTGACCGCGCTCACAAAAAATGGTTCTGATTCAGGTCAGTTATTAATCTTAGCAGGTTTAATTGTCACTTCCATAAAAAATCCTGATTCAGAAGACCTTTTGAATGCAAAAACTCTTTTAAAAACCTCTCCCAACTTTGATCAAAAAACCAATGAAAAAATTCTCAAGCTTCAAGGAATTTTATTGACCAAAGAAAATGATTGGAAAGCTGCTTACAATCATTTTTCTGACTTTTTTAAATATTACCCTCATTCCATTGAAATAGGTGAAATTCTTTTTTGGATGGCCGATTGTTGCAGCCATTTAAATAATGAACAAGTGAGGCAGGAACATTTAAGGACTCTTTATCTGAATTATCCTCAAAGCCCTTTTGCGGCCCCAGCATATTTTAATTTATTTTCTTACCGAGAATATATGCAAGGACAGCGACAATCGATTAAGCACTTAGAAGCAATGCCAGAATTATTTTCTGAAAGCCCTTACGTAATTAGTGCTTATTATTTAATTGGCCTTGACCATTTAAAAAACCACATGACTTACAATGGCAAGACTCATCGCCGAAAAGATGAGATTGCTGCGATTGCCGCTTTCCAAGCGGCAGAAAGTAAATTTGATGAGTTATTTGAAAAAAAGAAATTAACCCCTATCGACACAATTTACTACATTCATATCAAGTATCAGGCTATGCTGGAAAGAGCATCAGCAAATTTAGCAATTGCCGATCAATCCACATCAACCAAAAAAATGATTTATTTGGAATATACCGAAGATGTTTTTAAAGAACTAATTCAGGTCTTTCATGACCCAAATCCTCTTATCCAAACTACCCTACTTAAAGATCAATCCTATCCTAAAATCTTACAAGAAGCAGAGTTTGGACTCGCGCAAACATATACAAGACGAAATAAAATAGATGAAGCTTATCAATTATTCGATCAATTGACTCAAAAAGCTCAGCAGAATATTACAGAAAACAATTATTTACTTGCGAAGGCTTATTATGAAAAAGGAGTACTTTCTCAAAAAAAATACAATTACTCCCAAGCTTTAAATGATTTTCTACAAGCGGAAGAAGTCAATCATGCTTTCAACTTCTTAAGTCCCGATGAAAAATTGGATTTATGGATTCAACAAAGTCAGTGTTATAAAGAGCTGGGACAACTAGAAGAAGCTATGTTACTTCTCTCGAAAGTCATTAATGACGAAGCCATTTCAAGTTTACGGGTTAAAGCTATGTATTTAAGAGCAGATATTTATACTCAACAAGGCAGACCTGAGCTTGCCTTGAAGCAATTGGATGCTACCTCGAAAAAGGGGGGCGAATGGAGCAAAAAAGCAAAAGAAAAAATGGAAAAAGATTATGCCTATTGACTATTTATTGTTTGAACCCTGTTTAGCAAATCTATTTTTTTATGGCTCTAATTGGAACATTATTTTATTAATCATCATTGGCTGCTCAATTCTAAGCGTAACGATTTTTATTGAAAGATTGATGCAAATACAAAAATCAGAAATTGATACTAATCAATTTATTATCTCTATGAGAAAAACAATTAAAGAAGGAAATATTGTTGAAGCTATTCAAATTTGTGAAAAAACTGGCGGAACAATTGCTACTATTATCAAAGCAGGATTGATCAAACATAATCGTGATAAAGAGCAAATTGAATCAGCCATGGAAATTTCAGGGCTTGTAGAAATTGCCCGTCTTGAGAGAAACGCCAAAATTTTATCTATTATTGCTTACATTGCACCTTTAATTGGCCTGCTAGGAACTGTTTTAGGATTTATTCAAGCTTTTTCAGAAATGCGTTTAAGTGGACTTGTAGATATTTCTGCCACAAGGATTGGAGAGGCTATGGAATATGCTCTAGTTACAACCGCGGCTGGACTGGTAGTGGCAATCCCTTCTGTAATAGCTTATAATTATTTGGTGAGTAGGGTTGAAGGATTTGTTTTAGAAATTCAAACAGCCTCTGCAGAAATTGTTGATCTCCTTTTAGATCGTGAAGAGGAGTTTTAATGAAATTTAAAACTCGCTTAAAGTCCTCGAATGCATTAATTGATTTAACACCCCTTGTTGATGTCATTTTCTTGATGCTTATATTTTTTATCGTGACCTCAGATATTCTTCCTCTGAAATCATTGAATATTGAAAATCCTCAATTAAAAAAAGACTCTACTCCCCTAACAACTCAGCTTCTTTTAGTGATGGATGCCCAACAAGTCATCTATTTAGGATCCAAAAAAAGCATTGTCGATTTTTCTTCCTTGCAGAGCGATTTAGAAAATGAAATACAAAATTTAAAAAAACAAAATGGAGGTATTTGGCCCACCGTTGTTTTAAGCGTAGACCGACGCATTGAGTATGGATTATTTTTAAAGCTCTTTGCAATTGCACAAGAATGCTGCCCACATTTAAGGCTTGTTTATCAACCTTTAGAACATTTGGAAGAATTTTGAGATGTTGAAACTAGAAAAATGTGCAAAAAGTTGTCATATTACCATCTCTTTAAGGCACCGGGATACATTTTTTTCTCCTTTACTGATCAAAGCATTGGTGTTTGCACTCTCCATTCATTTCGTTGCAATCCTTTTATTTCATATTAAACCCTTTAAAATTACCTCAACTTTTCTTTATCCTCCAATTCAAGTAGAAGCTGAGCCTTCTTTCGAGATTTCTTCTCCATTCCTTCTACTACAAGAAGATGAAAGCATTCAATATCTAACCCCTCCAACACCGATCGACAATCTCTCCTATTTCTTTCCCGTATCTCACTTTCAAAATCAAACACAACTTCAATTAATCGATTTTGCTTCTATAGAAGAAAAATACTGGCCTATTTATTCACCTCCTCTAACCATAGAAAAACCTGCCATTACACTATATGTTTCGGGAGATTTATCTGCTTATCCCTTATTAAATTCTGATCCTCGCCTAGAATCTAAGATATTGCTCAACAATCCAGCTAAAGATCCTTATTATATAAATTATAAAGTAAAATTAGATGGAAAAACTGGAGTTATTTTTTGGTATGAACGTGTTCAGTCGAGTGGAGTCGTTGAGAAAGATTTCCTTACCGAGCAAATCCTTTTAAATACAAAATTTAAGTCTATCTCAACCACCTTTGTACCAGTATCAGGTTGGTTAAATTTTGTCATTTACTAATAGAGGTTAAAAATGATTGAGCTTAACTTTACAACAGCGTTTATGCTTTACTTGGGTGTTACCATAGGCGCTTTATTAGGAACATGGGTTTACTCCCATTATCGAACACGTAAGCAAACTATTTTTTCAACAGAACAATCTTTATTTGTATGCGAATATTGTCACTTTGCTTATTTAGAAGAAAATATAAAAGAGCTCAATCGTTGTCCGCAATGTAATCTTTTTAATAAACAAAATTATTACAAACACATAAATAGTTAAATTTAATTTATTCATTATATTAAAATTAACAAAAAAAATTAATTAATAGTAAAAAACATAGATTATTTCCAATTTAGAAAAATTTTATTATCATCTTTAAACTATTATTAAAGGTATTGTATTAGCAATTATTAATATTAACGTTTCACCTAACTTGTCTTATTATCAGCAAAAAACTTATTTAGTAGTCCTCTCTCCGAAAAAGTTTTT
This window contains:
- the yajC gene encoding preprotein translocase subunit YajC translates to MKFKLYAFLTTLLFLSNGYLFGEGEDVLPPPDQSFWQTLVMIGIAFLFFYVILWRPEQKRRKALEDQRSALKKGDRVVAMGIIGTVVRLGEQTVIVKMYDGAKLEFYKAAITDILPEADENDKKVELLSEDQ
- the rlmD gene encoding 23S rRNA (uracil(1939)-C(5))-methyltransferase RlmD: MKQRSIDAQIKEFSTDGHGMGSTLLLSNQKEIQVEVPFTIPGDQVNAILYKKTKDKYLSRLSKVTMPSNNRIDALCMHFGSCGGCCWQQLPYELQLKQKEKSIQNLFKPYLNENVKWHSIIPSSPWHYRNKMELTFSSDKAGRRYLGLIMQGTRGHVFQMKECLLANGWFAQAARAIQKWWDNSDVQAYHAIKDRGSLRTLTLREGLRTGDRLVMLTVSGNPDYALTKSQLQSFVQVLRDSIELSNSDQKLSVFLRIQQIAKGRPTNFYEMLLYGPDHIREKLYLPDFNEAIQTLNFRISPSAFFQPNTEQAEKLYSQALKLADLSASHVVYDLYCGTGTLGICSAKYVKEVIGIELSRESVLDARENVKENGLSNVTIKSGDVGQVLEALSQENSLKPDVVMVDPPRIGLDAKAIKHILDLKAPKLVYISCNPKTQVMNLGPLIDGGYQLQIVQPVDQFPQTVHVENITLLTLP
- a CDS encoding histone encodes the protein MSLKDTFKNLRELLSNITSDLEKSENGNKAASQRVRTGTVKLEKIAKLFRKESIASEKKTKGQKKPAKTAPKAAKAPAKKAAAPAKKAAAAPAKKAAAVKAKPKAKSTSFRPRQMSVKRATAKIPTRKTSA
- a CDS encoding tetratricopeptide repeat protein; translation: MKKCLFFFFYIISCRTFLSAELADLNSSKKFLHAERLKAEGHYEDALHYYFFMDEHFETTPELCQSMHLSQAHCLLELHQPELAIDLLTQDSNPHSPYQNYLIGLAYRQQKNYQLALNILNTIDSNRDTALGDKINFEKGINYFYLGKSKDSAFFLKKIEWSPFEPTMYYLSKLYLIRMALLNKETSSAKASLLHLHDKLPDTHPLHFEKNYLEGMMYFQDGKYQEAITYLQKVNFTSNSYQKKVQAHLVKCFFKLAEKATDQAEVVDFLTQAEAILKNTSDEIKNLLLCDFYLLKAARLSDPNAYQQAKEILKNLATFNTEEGQRQAKLKLANAAPCRVERIEQYNKLIQDAQSDLILQADAWYLKGLNELEEGQIQCLSISSLPLSNIYFEEAALSFKHAHQLYLNIQPQSAGDALKNQILANFYQSDDSKKKQAFKLLTALTKNGSDSGQLLILAGLIVTSIKNPDSEDLLNAKTLLKTSPNFDQKTNEKILKLQGILLTKENDWKAAYNHFSDFFKYYPHSIEIGEILFWMADCCSHLNNEQVRQEHLRTLYLNYPQSPFAAPAYFNLFSYREYMQGQRQSIKHLEAMPELFSESPYVISAYYLIGLDHLKNHMTYNGKTHRRKDEIAAIAAFQAAESKFDELFEKKKLTPIDTIYYIHIKYQAMLERASANLAIADQSTSTKKMIYLEYTEDVFKELIQVFHDPNPLIQTTLLKDQSYPKILQEAEFGLAQTYTRRNKIDEAYQLFDQLTQKAQQNITENNYLLAKAYYEKGVLSQKKYNYSQALNDFLQAEEVNHAFNFLSPDEKLDLWIQQSQCYKELGQLEEAMLLLSKVINDEAISSLRVKAMYLRADIYTQQGRPELALKQLDATSKKGGEWSKKAKEKMEKDYAY
- a CDS encoding MotA/TolQ/ExbB proton channel family protein, translating into MPIDYLLFEPCLANLFFYGSNWNIILLIIIGCSILSVTIFIERLMQIQKSEIDTNQFIISMRKTIKEGNIVEAIQICEKTGGTIATIIKAGLIKHNRDKEQIESAMEISGLVEIARLERNAKILSIIAYIAPLIGLLGTVLGFIQAFSEMRLSGLVDISATRIGEAMEYALVTTAAGLVVAIPSVIAYNYLVSRVEGFVLEIQTASAEIVDLLLDREEEF
- a CDS encoding ExbD/TolR family protein, which encodes MKFKTRLKSSNALIDLTPLVDVIFLMLIFFIVTSDILPLKSLNIENPQLKKDSTPLTTQLLLVMDAQQVIYLGSKKSIVDFSSLQSDLENEIQNLKKQNGGIWPTVVLSVDRRIEYGLFLKLFAIAQECCPHLRLVYQPLEHLEEF